The sequence GGAAAACATTATTGAGGAGACTCTATCTTATAGCCGACACCATGCACGGTGCGGATGAACGACTCTTTTCCTTCACCACCAAGTTTCTTTCTCAGAATCTTGATATACGTTCTGATCGTATCAGAAGATGCGAGTGTGTCAGAAGCCCAAACCCGGTCGAGTATCGCCTCGGCGCTGAACACCTGGTTGGGGTGGCGCATGAAAAACTCGAGTAAGCTGAACTCTCGGGGAACGAAATGGATTTCCTCTCCATTTAGATGTACGGTTCGTGCAACGACATCTAAAACTAGATTGCCGACCCTCAATTCTCTGCTCGTCGGCTGAGTGTGTCTGCGCAAGAGGGCTCGGATGCGTGCTGATAATTCTTTGAGGTGGAAAGGTTTGGTCAAGTAGTCGTCGGCGCCTGCATCCAGGCCCGCCTCTTTCTCCTCAACGCTGTTTTTGGCGGTCAGCATGAGGATGGGAGTCGATCCCCCTTCCTCTCGAAAGCGCTTGCAAACCTCCATACCGTTTACACCCGGAATCATCAGGTCAAGCACTATGGCGTCGAACTTATAAACCTTGAGCCTTTCGAGGGCTTCTATTCCATTGTCTACAAGTTCGACGAGGTATTGCTCGCGGCTGAGCCAGTCTCGGATGGGAATAGAAAGGTCGTGCTCGTCTTCAACTACTAATATTTTCGTCATGCGGGTCTCGTTGAACTTGTCAATAACGCTGCTACATTCTATCCGTAATGTGTGTAGCTTTTATGAAGGCTAACCCTCGACAACGTTGTCTTGAGAATACTTTTCGGTTAACCGGTTTACCTATCTTTTACATCAAAATGCATTTCGGCTCACGAAAGCTACACGATGTCAGAACTAATATGAAACTACGAACCGACGAGGTCGGAGATTTCTAAAGTTACACTAAAACACTGATGGAGAGTCAATCATGAATAAAGCAATCGCATCTTTGATCGTACTTGCAGCTGTAGCCGTTACTTCACCTGCATTCGCTAAGCCATCGCCGGCGGCGGCACCTGCTAAGGGCGCTAAAATCACTACAACCAAGTCTACATCAAAGGTTGTAGCACCCGTCAAACATAAACAGTCGAAGAATATGATCAAGAAAACAAAATAGATCTTGCTTAAATCGAAATTTATGGAGGGCGGTGATACCGATGGTATTGCTGCTCTCCGGCTTGTATTTATGCGGATCTGTATCCTCTCTATGATTTGTAATTATTGAAGTATTTAACGCACTGAGGTCACTGTATATGATACCAGTGTAATCTTTGATTTTATACATTTATTGTCAGTTCTATTGCCTTTATTGACGACTTGACCTGAGGGGTTTCTGTCAGCTTCGCGTAAGGTTCGGTCCTACTCAGGGTTTCGAAGAGTTCGATTTTTGTTTGCATACGTGAAACATGTTCAAACTTACGCTCGCTGTAAGGATGGTGTAAATGTCGACGCGTATGCTCACCGGAGTAAGTTGGTAGTGTGCGGGGTTGTAGACGATATATGACGGGCGAAGCGGGATCGGGCAGCAGTTCTTCCAAAGCGGCGACGTTGACACCAGTCGACGAAGCGGTTGTCAGGAAGCAGGAGGATGAGTTGCTGGCGTTGGAAGCCGAGGTCTGCTCTCACGGCGACACTGTTCACTACGCAAAGCGTCCGCAGTTTTTTGAAACTTGTGACGGCAGTTATCTCTACGATGGCGCAGCCACCCCATATCTCGATTTGCAGATGTGGTACTCAGCAGTGAACCTCGGATACGCCAATCCGCGGGTCAATGATGCTCTTAAAAACCAGATTGATAAGTTGCCGCAGCTCGCTTGTCAATACCTGCACAAGGAAAAGGTCCACCTGGCTGACATCATCGTAAAGGGCATCAAGCGCAATTTCGGCGAGAAAGGACGAGTTCACTTTAACGTCGGCGGCGCTCAAGCAGTTGAAGACGCGCTCAAGCTGGTTCGAAAGACAACCGGAAAGAGCCGCATGTACGCCTTCGAAGGTGGATACCACGGACGCACGCTGGCTGCCTCCGCCATCACTTCTTCTTATAGATATCGCGAAAACTATGGTGAGTTCGGCGATCGTGCTGAGTTCATTCCGTTCCCTTATTGCTTCCGTTGTCCGTACGGTAAGCAAAAAGAGACTTGCGGAATGTATTGCGTAGAGCAATTTGAGCGCAAGTTCGAACATGAATACACCGGTGCCCACAATCCGA is a genomic window of Candidatus Melainabacteria bacterium containing:
- a CDS encoding response regulator transcription factor, with the protein product MTKILVVEDEHDLSIPIRDWLSREQYLVELVDNGIEALERLKVYKFDAIVLDLMIPGVNGMEVCKRFREEGGSTPILMLTAKNSVEEKEAGLDAGADDYLTKPFHLKELSARIRALLRRHTQPTSRELRVGNLVLDVVARTVHLNGEEIHFVPREFSLLEFFMRHPNQVFSAEAILDRVWASDTLASSDTIRTYIKILRKKLGGEGKESFIRTVHGVGYKIESPQ